The window GGGGAGCAGGAGGACCTCGCCCCCGTCCGGCGCCAGCCCGTAGAGCGCGTAGCGCCAGTCGCCGGCGGGCGGGGTGTCGCGGAACGCGTAGTCCCAGGCTCCGCTCGCTCCTGCCCGCGGCAGGAGCGGCTCGGCGTTCAGGGGCGAGCGCCGCGCCGGCGTCTCCTCGCGGATCGCCGCCAGCAGCGCGTCGCGGCCGAGCAGGCCGGCCGCGTAGCGCTCGGCCTGCGCCCGCCGCACCGCGCGGGCGTCCCCCGGGCCGGCCGGCAGCCGGTAGAGGTTGCAGGCGAGCGGCTCCGTGCAGCGCCAGCTCAGCGCGACGGCAGCGCCCGCGAGCAGCGCGTCGCCGCTCGCGATGGCCAGGGGCGGCACGGCCGTCAGGTCGGCGCCGCCTTCGATCGCGAAGGCCCAGCCACCGCCGTTCAGGTACTGCGTGCCGGCGAGCACGTCGGGGCCGCCGGTGCCGGAGAGGTCCGCCGTGCCGCGCACGCTGTAGAGCCGCTTGCCGGCAGCGAACATCCAGAGCGTGTCGCCGTCGGCGCCGCTGAAGAGGTAGACCTTCGTGTCGAAGGAGCCGCCGACGACCTCGTCCACGCCGTCGCCCGTGAGATCGTCCACGCGGTCCACGGCCCAGAAGTCGCCGCCGTTGAGGGTGCCCGCCCAGGACTGCCAGATCA is drawn from bacterium and contains these coding sequences:
- a CDS encoding PQQ-like beta-propeller repeat protein, which gives rise to MGSPRWGACALGSDANCGYLLSGADGSVVWRFPAQDALYRALALPDLDADGVQDLLFVAGDNDVNVYCVSGGSAGPVGQLIWFRNLGSSNHCATVIDDISGDGLAELVVGRWSAGAQVQCLDGDTGTVRWSFDNGSYNYVMRLVTLSDVNGNGARDIAIGSWERALRVIDGATGALIWQSWAGTLNGGDFWAVDRVDDLTGDGVDEVVGGSFDTKVYLFSGADGDTLWMFAAGKRLYSVRGTADLSGTGGPDVLAGTQYLNGGGWAFAIEGGADLTAVPPLAIASGDALLAGAAVALSWRCTEPLACNLYRLPAGPGDARAVRRAQAERYAAGLLGRDALLAAIREETPARRSPLNAEPLLPRAGASGAWDYAFRDTPPAGDWRYALYGLAPDGGEVLLLP